GCGTCCAGGGCGCCCGGGTCCAGGCCCAGTTCGCGGCTGCGGGCGAGCACCGCGCGGACCTCGTCGGCGAAGCCTCGGGTGGTCAGACAGGCCCGCAGTTCGTCCGGCCAGCGCACGTGCGCGAGGCCGAGCCGCTCCAGGTCGGGCTGGCCCGCCAGCAGTTCGCGGACGGTGACGTCCTGCTCGGGGCCGGACAGCAGTCGTAGCGGCTCCACGAACAGGTCGCTGTCCTGGTGGGCGCGGACCAGGGCGTAGCAGAACGAGTGGAAGGTGGTCGCCTGCGGTGCCCGACCGGCTCCTGTGCGCAGGGCCATGCGGTCACGCAGTTCCACGGCCGCCTTGCGGCTGAACGTCAGCACGAGTACGCGCGCGGGGTCGCCGCCACGGGCGATTCGCGCGGCCACGGACTCGACGAGGGTGGTGGTCTTGCCGGTGCCCGGACCTGCGAGGACGAGCAACGGGCCGCCCTTGTGCTCAACCACGGAGCGCTGTGCGGCGTCCAGAGGAGGGGGATCCAGTCGGGCCGGCGGGGTACGGACCAGTCGGTAAGCGCCACGGTTCCCCTGGCGCACCTGGGGGTGCGCCAGGCGCCTGGTGGAGGAAGAGGAGCTCACGTGGTTCGCCGGTCCTGGTGGGTGTGCTGGTTGGCTGTCCGCCGTACGTGCAGGGCGGTGATCGCGGGGTGAGGGGGGCGTGTGCAGCCGACGCTACGCCGACGAACGGATCGGAAGCAGGGCTTCCGCTTCTTCCCTCGGAGCACGCGCGGCACTCGCGACACGTACGTCCCCTGCCCCTCGAACGTACGCCATGCCACGGACGTGCCCCTGTTCCCCCGTACGGATCACAGGCTCCCCCAGGGCCCGTCCGATGGCGGAAGCTGTCAGGTGTGACCCTCCGCGCGTTCGCCGCCGTCCCACCGCGCCCGTTTCATGTCCAGGCGCGGGATGTGGCCCTCGGCGGCTCTGCTCGCCGTCTTCAGGGGCGTGCCCTCGGTCCGGTAGTGATCGAGGGCCCGCAGTTCGTGGCCCGGCAGCAGCACGCCGTCCGAGCGGACCACACGCCACCACGGGACGGCGCCTCCGTAGAGCGCCATGACCCGGCCGACCTGACGCGGGCCGCCCTCCTCCAACCACTCGGCCACGTCGCCGTACGTCATGACGCGCCCGGGCGGGATGAGATCGGCCACCTCAAGGACGCGCTCGGCGTACTCCGGGAGGGCGTCCGGCGGGACGTCCCGCGCAAGGCTCTCGTCGCTCATCCGCCCCATCCTGCCCCACCCCACCGACAACGTGACGCGCTGGCCACCACGGGAATCCCTCGCCCTGGAGCGGCGCTTCCGGCAGACTGTGCGCCCCCGCATGTGCACCCTGACACCCCCGTGTGTCAGCGGAGCATGCCACCATCGTGCGGGCGGTGACCGGTGATACGAGATCAAGAAGAGACGATGAAGCAACAGGGCGTGCACCCGGAGGGCGCGGAGAGCACCTCTGACGCTTCGTCGCGCCCCGGCGCCGACGACGCGGCCGACACCTCCGCGACCAGCGCCGATTTCGACGAGGAGACACACGCCGAAGAGGTCGAGGGCGACGAACCCCTCCTCCCCGCGCGCGTGCACCGTCCCTCGGACCTCATGCGGCTCCTGGTGGGCGTTCTCGCGGTCGCCGTGCTGCTGGCGATCGCCGCCTTCGCGCACGGCACGACCTCGGGCCTCGAACAGGACATCAACAAGGGCACCGGACAGGCGCCCGACCTGCTCATCAAGATCGCGGGCCTGGCCTCCAGCATCGCGATCCTGCTGGTGCCGGTCGCCTTCGCGATCGAGCGGCTGATCAAACGCGACGGGCTGCGCATCGCCGACGGCGTGCTCGCGGCGGTCCTCGCCCACGGGGTGACCCTGGCCACCGACCTCTGGGTCGCCAAGGCCGCTCCAGACTCGATCCAGGAAGCGCTGACCCAGCCCTCCCCGGGCGACATCCACGCCCTGACCGACCCGGTGCACGGCTATCTCGCACCGGTCATCGCGTACATGACGGCGGTCGGCATGTCCCGGCGGCCGCGCTGGCGCGCGGTGCTCTGGATCGTGCTGATGCTCGACGCCTTCTCGATGCTCGTCACGGGCTACACGACACCGTTCTCGATCATCCTGACGGTGCTCATCGGCTGGACCGTGGCCTACGGCACCCTGTACGCGGTCGGCTCGCCCAACGTCCGGCCCACCGGGCGCACGCTGATGGCGGGCCTGCGGCACGTCGGCTTCCACCCGGTGAGCGCGGCCCGCGAGGAGGCCGTGGAGACGCCGGAGACCGGAGACCGCGGCCGGCGCTACTTCGTCACCCTGGAGGACGGCCCGCCGCTCGACGTGACGGTCGTCGACCGGGAGCAGCAGGCGCAGGGCTTCTTCTACCGCGCGTGGAGGAATCTGACCCTGCGCGGCTTCGCCACCCGCAGCAGCCTGCCGTCCCTGCGCCAAGCCCTGGAGCAGGAGGCCCTGCTGGCCTACGCCGCCATCGCGGCCGGCGCCAACGCGCCCAAGCTGATCGCGACCTCCGAGCTCGGCCCCGACGCCGTGATGCTCGTCTACGAGCACACCGGCGGGCGCACCCTGGACTCGCTGGCGGACGAGGAGATCACCGACGACCTGCTGCGCGACACCTGGCACCAGGTGCGGGCCCTGCAGTCCCGGCGCATCGCGCACCGGCGCCTCGTGGGCGACGCGATTCTGGTGGATCGTTCCGGCACCGTGATCCTCACCGACCTGCGCGTCGGCGAGATCGCGGCCGGCGACCTGCTGCTGCGCATGGACATCTCCCAACTGCTGGTGACGCTCGGGCTGCGCGTGGGCGCCGACCGCGCGGTGGCGGCCGCGGTGAACGTGCTCGGTCCCGACGCCGTCGCCGACTGTCTGCCGATGCTCCAGCCCATCGCCCTGAGCCGCTCCACGCGCGCGACGCTGCGCACACTGGCCCGGGAACGCGCCCAGCGCGAGCGCGACGCGATCCTGGAGGCCTCCCGACAGGCCAAGCAGGCCAGGCTAGAAGAGGCCCACGAGGACGCCAAGCCGGTGCTCGACAAGCCCGACAAGAAGGCCGTACGCGCGGAGGCGCGGGCCGAGAAGCGGGCCATCGACGAGGCACTGGACGAGGCGCGCGAGGACGATCTGCTCACGCTCATCCGCCATGAGGTGCTGCTGATCAGGCCCCAGGCGCCCGTCGAGCCGGCCCGTCTGGAGCGGGTGCGGCCGCGCACGCTCATCAGTGTCATCGCCGGTGCCATCGGCGCGTACTTCCTGCTGACGCAGCTCACCCACATCGAGTTCGGCCCGCTCATCCAGAACGCCGAGTGGGGCTGGGTCGCGGCGGCCGTGCTGTTCTCGGCGGCGAGCTACTTCGCGGCGGCGATGTCGCTGCTGGGGTTCGTGCCCGAGCGGGTGCCCTTCATGCGGACCGTGGGGGCGCAGGTCGCCGGGTCCTTCGTGAAGATCGTCGCCCCGGCCGCGGTGGGCGGCGTCGCCCTCAACACGCGCTTCCTGCAACGCCAGGGGGTGCGGCCCGGGCTCGCGGTGGCCAGTGTCGGCGCCTCGCAGCTGTTCGGGCTCGGCTGCCACATCCTCATGCTGCTCTCCTTCGGCTATCTGACCGGTACCGAGAAGACGCCGTCGCTGTCGCCCTCCCGGACGGTCATCGCGGGTCTGCTCACGGTGGCGGTGCTCGTGCTGGTCGTCACCTCCGTGCCGTTCCTGCGGAAGTTCGTGGTCACGCGCGTGCGTTCGCTCTTCGCGGGTGTCGTGCCGCGCATGCTCGACGTACTCCAGCGGCCGCAGAAGCTCCTCACCGGCATCGGCGGCATGCTCCTGCTGACCGCCTGCTTCGTGATGTGCCTGGACGCCTCGATCCGGGCCTTCGGCACCGAGGGTTCCTCGATCAGCATCGCCAGCGTCGCCGTCGTCTTCCTCGCCGGCAACGCGCTCGGTTCGGCGGCTCCGACACCGGGCGGTGTGGGCGCCGTGGAGGCGACCCTGACGGTCGGTCTGATCGCCGTGGGCCTGCCCAGCGAGGTCGCCGCGCCCGCCGTCCTCCTGTACCGGCTGCTGACCCTGTGGCTGCCGGTGCTGCCGGGCTGGCTGGCCTTCAACCACCTGTCCCGCAAGGGAGCGCTGTAGGCGCCACCCCGAGTCCCGTACGAGGGGCACGCGCGCGTACCTCGTACGGCCCGTGCCCCGAGCGGGCCGTCCTGCCCGCCCGCAGGATGGGACCATGCCGAACCCTCCCCGTCTGCGGGCCGCTGCCCTGACCGCCTCCGCCGTCCTGCTGTCCAGCGTGCTGGCGGGCTGCGGCGACGACGCCAAGGATCAGGATCTGACGGCCCAGAAGCTGAGCTGGAAGGACTGCCAGGCCCCGTCCACGGCGGAGGGCGGCGGTGACGCCCCGTCGCCTCTGCCCGACGGCGACGAGTGGCAGTGCGCCACCCTCAAGGCGCCCCGCGACTGGGACGAACCCAAAGGCGACACGATCGAGCTGGCGCTGATCCGAGCGCGGGCGAGCGGCGACGAGAGCAAGCGGATCGGCTCCCTGATCTTCAACTTCGGCGGCCCCGGCGGCTCGGGCGTCACCACCCTGCCCGCCTTCGGCGAGGACTACGCGAAACTGCGCACCCGCTACGACCTGGTGAGCTTCGACCCGCGCGGAGTGGGCCGCAGCGCCCCCGTGGAATGCCTCGACGACCTCCAGCTCGACGCGTACTTCCAGCAGGACGCCACCCCCGACGACGCGACCGAGCGCACCAAGCTCCTGGACAACACCAAGGAGTTCAACGCGGCCTGCGAGGACAACTCCAAGAAGGTGCTCCCTCATGTGCGCACCACCGACGCGGCCCGCGACATGGACCTGATGCGCCAGGTCCTCGGCGACGACCGGCTGCACTACTTCGGCATCTCGTACGGCACCGAACTCGGCGGCGTGTACGCCCACTTGTTCCCCAAGCGGGTGGGCCGGGCCGTGTTCGACGCCGTGGTCGACCCGACCGAGGACTCCGAGCAGGGCTCGCTCGGCCAGACCAAGGGCTTCCAGCTCGCCCTCGACAACTTCGCCGAGGACTGTGTGTCGAAGACCGAGGACTGCCCGATCGGCGACACCGCACAGGACGTCAAGGACCGGATCGCCAAACTCCTGAAGGACCTCGACCGAACGCCGATCCCCGGCGTCGGGCTGCGCAAGCTGACCCAGACCGCGGCGACCAGCGGCATCGCCCAGTCGCTGTACTCGCAGGACTTCTGGGAGTACCTGACAGAGGGCCTGGACCAGGCGTACGCCGGGGACGGCAGGGTCCTGATGCTGCTGGCCGACTCCATGAACGGGCGCAACGAGGACGGCACGTACAGCAATCTCACCGCGGCGAACATCGCCATCAACTGCGCGGACGACAAGGCCCGGTACACCGAGGACTTTGTCGAGCAGAAGCTCGCCGAGTTCCGGTCCGCCTCCCCGGTCTTCGGCGACTATCTGGCCTGGGGAATGGTCAGCTGCACCGACTGGGCCGTGTCCGGCGCCGCCGAGCACCCCGACGTGAGCGCGGCCGGCTCGGCGCCGATCCTCGTCGTCGGCAACACCGGAGATCCGGCCACGCCGTACGAGGGGGCGCGGAGGATGGTGGACGCGCTGGGCGAGGGCGTCGGCGTCGAGCTGACGTACAAGGGCCAGGGACACGGCGCCTACGACAGCAAGAACAGGTGTGTGCAGACAGCGGTGAACGGCTATCTGCTGGACGGCAGGGTGCCGGCGGCAGGGACCGTGTGCTCCTGACCCTCCCGCATCAATAAAAGCGCAGGTCAGAACGTTATCCACAGGCCTCAGCGGTCGTCGTGTGATCCGCCTACCATGGCATGACCGCCATCCGCGGCACGATGCGGACGGCCTGCGAGGGGGGACTGCGATGACGCGTTTCGTACGGTGGACGGCTCTGGCCGCCGCCGCGGCACTGCTGGTGGGGGCCTGTAGCGGCGGCTCGTCCGACGACGGAAAGGGCGACGGGGGCGACGGGGAGACCCACGCGGCCGGTCCGTCGTCGAGTCCCTCCGACACCGAGGCCGGGGCAGCACTGCCCGCCTCGCTGACCTCGCAGAAGCTCGACTGGGAAGGCTGCAAGGGCACCGCCGACTCCCCCGCGCCGAGCAGCGAATGGCAGTGCGCGACGCTCAAGGTGCCGCTGGACTGGGCGAAGCCGGAGGGGAAGACCATCGGCCTCGCGCTGATCCGCGCCGAGGCCCGCGGCGACGACAGGATCGGCTCGTTGCTGTTCAACTTCGGCGGCCCGGGCGGCTCCGGGGTGTCGATGATGCCGCTGTACGGCGCGACGGTCTCACCGCTGCGCGAGCGGTACGACCTGGTGAGCTGGGACCCGCGCGGGGTCGGCGGAAGCGAAGGCGTCCGCTGCCGCGGCGACAAGGCGATCGAGTCCGCCGAGTCGGTCGACGCCACGCCGGACACCGCGGCCGAGGAGGCCGCCTACTTCCAGGACGCGACCGACTTCGGCAAGGGCTGCCAGAAGGCGGCCGGCGAGCTGTTGGCGCATGTCTCGACCACCGACACCGCCCGCGACATGGACCTCATGCGCCAGGTGCTGGGCGACCGGAAGACGCACTACTTCGGCATCTCGTACGGCACCGAACTCGGCGGCGTGTACGCCCATCTGTTCCCGAAGAACGTGGGGCGGCTGATCCTCGACGCGGTCGTCGACCCGAGCGCCGACACCGTGGGGCACGCCGAGAACCAGGCCCGGGGCTTCCAGCGCGCGCTGGACGACTACCTGAAGTCGACCGGCCAGGACCCCGAACAGGGCACGCGGAAGATCGCCGCGCTGCTGAAGGACCTCGACGCGAACCCGCTGCCGACGGGGACCTCGCGGAAGCTGACCCAGACCCTCGCGGTCACCGGCATCGTGCTGCCGCTCTACAGCAAGGCCAGTTGGCCGACGCTGACCAGCGCGCTGAAGGCGGCGGAGGAGGGCGACGGTTCGGAGCTGCTGACGCTCGCCGACGGCTACAACGAGCGGGACACCTCGGGCCGCTACGGTACGACGACCCACTCCCAGCGGGTCATATCGTGCCTGGACGACAAGCAGCGGCCGACCGCGGCGGAGACGAAGAAGCTGCTGCCGACGTTCGAGAAGCTCTCGCCCGTCTTCGGGGCCTTCCTGGGCTGGGACACGGCCGGCTGGTGCCACGACTGGCCGGTGGCCGGGCAGCGGGACACCCCGGAGGTGAGCGCACCCGGCGCGGCGCCGGTCCTCGTGGTCGGCAACACCGGCGACCCGGCGACCCCCTACGAGGGCGCCCGGAAGATGGCGGACGAGCTGGGCAAGGGCGTCGGTGTGGAGCTCACCTGGAAGGGCGAGGGGCACGGGGCGTACGGAAGCGGGAGCGACTGCGTCGACTCGACGGTGAACGCGTATCTGCTCAAGGGCACGGTGCCCAAGGACGGCAAGGTCTGCTCATGACGACGGCGGGGGCCGCGCGCACCCGTGGTGCGTGCGGCCCCCGCCGTACGGCGGACCTTTGGTCAGTAGACCGGCTTGTGCGGCTCGATCTGGTTGACCCAGCCGATCACTCCGCCGCCGACGTGCACGGCGTCCGCGAAGCCCGCGGACTTGAGCACGGCGAGGACCTCCGCACTGCGGACGCCCGTCTTGCAGTGCAGGACGATCTTCTTGTCCTGCGGGAGGCCCTCCAGGGCGGTACCCATGAGGAACTCGTTCTTCGGGATCAGCCTGGCGCCGGGGATCGAGACGATCTCGTACTCGTTGATCTCACGGACGTCGATGATCTCGATGTTCTCGCCGTCGTCGATCCACTCCTTGAGCTGCTTGGGAGTGATCGTCGAGCCGGCGGCGGCCTCCTGGGCCTCCTCGGAGACGACGCCGCAGAAGGCCTCGTAGTCGATGAGCTCGGTGACGGTCGGGTTCTCGCCGCAGACCGCGCAGTTGGGGTCCTTGCGGACCTTGACCTGGCGGTACTGCATCTCCAGGGCGTCGTAGATCATCAGGCGGCCGACCAGGGGCTCGCCGATGCCCGCGAGGAGCTTGATGGCCTCGTTGACCTGGATGGAGCCGATGGACGCGCACAGCACGCCCAGCACGCCGCCCTCGGCGCAGGAGGGGACCATGCCCGGCGGCGGGGGCTCCGGGTAGAGGCAGCGGTAGCAGGGCCCGTGCTCGGACCAGAAGACCGAGGCCTGACCGTCGAAGCGGTAGATCGAACCCCACACGTACGGCTTGTTGAGCAGCACGCAGGCGTCGTTGACCAGGTAGCGGGTCGCGAAGTTGTCCGTGCCGTCGACGATCAGGTCGTACTGGCTGAAGATGTCCATCACGTTCTCGGCCTCGAGCCGCTCCTCGTGAAGGACCACGTTCACGTACGGGTTGATGCCGAGGACGGAGTCGCGCGCGGACTCTGCCTTGGAGCGGCCGATGTCGGCCTGGCTGTGGATGATCTGGCGCTGGAGGTTCGACTCGTCGACCTCGTCGAACTCCACGATGCCGAGCGTGCCGACGCCCGCCGCGGCCAGGTACATCAGCGCCGGCGAGCCCAGGCCGCCGGCGCCCACACAGAGCACCTTGGCGTTCTTCAGCCGCTTCTGCCCGTCCATCCCGACGTCGGGGATGATCAGGTGGCGGGAGTACCTGCGGACCTCGTCTACGGTGAGCTCGGCAGCGGGCTCGACCAGGGGTGGCAGCGACACGGGGACTCCGTTGGTCGGTCAGTCATTACGATTGTTCTCCCCGTAACACTGCCATGGCCTTTTTCATTCCGAGACACCCGTCCCGACCCGCGAGACGATTTCGTCCCAGTAGCCGGGCATCGTCTCCCAGGGGTCGGTCCGGCCGCCGCGGTCCGTGCGGTCGGTGAAGTAGAGGGTGGCCGCTCCCTGCCAGCGGGCGATGCGCAGGGCCTCGTCGAGATGCGGCGCCGGCACGCCGTGGACGAAGTGGCAGAAGCGGTCGGGCGGATAGTCGGCGGTCCACTCGGCCACCTGCGACCAGCGGTAGTCGCTCCACGGGCCGGAGAAGGTGACCAGCTGGTCCGCGCTCTCGACATAGCCGGGACAGGGGTGAGTGCCGTGGCCGAGGACGACATGGGTGTCCTTGTCGGCTATCGCGCGGAGCGTGGTGACCGTGCGGCGGATCTCGGGGAGCGAGGTGCGTTCGGTCGGGCAGCGGTCGAGGAGGAAGCCGTCGACCTTGTACCAGTCGATGTAACGGTGCGCGTCGGAGACCATCTCCCCGAACGACCGTGCCCCGTACGTGGCGTCGACATGGCCGAGGACGCGAATGCCCGCGTTGCGCAGTCGCCCGGCCGCCGCCAGACAGTGCGGGTCGGGGCGGCTGCCCGGGCCGTCGGCGACATTGAGGACGACCCAGTGCAGGGGCGCGGAGCGGGGCCGGGTCAGTTCGGCCCACTCGGCGGGGGCGACGAGGGGGTGGGCGAAACCCGGGATGCCGAGACCGGTGTGCAGACCGGTGCCCTGTTTCGTGCTGTTGGTGCTGGTCAGATGCGGCATGCCGCCTCCATCCAGATGTCTGCGAGGGACTCTTCGAGGTTGATACGGGGGCGCCAGCCGAGGCGGTCGCGGGCGGTACGCACGTCGGCCTGCTGCCAGCTGCCGCAGCCGTCCGGGTACGGGTAGGCGACCGGAGCCGCGTGGTCCGGGTCGGGGCGCGGATGGCCGATGGTGGGGCGCAGCGGCGGGCCGGGCGGGCCGTCGAGTTCGTGGAGGGCGCCGCCGTAGCCGGCCACGCGCGCGAGGATCGCGGCGGCGTCCCGGAGGCGGACGGCGCGGCCGGAGCCGATGTTGATGACGCCCTGCGCGGCGGACAGGCTCGCGGCGTGCACGGCGCGGGCGACGTCGCGTACGTCGATGAAGTCCCGCTGGGCGCCGAGGCCGCCGAGCTTCAGCTCGCCGTCGCCGGACTGCATGGCGCGGCGCATCGCCTCCGCGAGCCGGCCGAGCGGGGAGCCGGCGGGGGTGCCCGGGCCCGCGGGTGAGAAGACCCGCAGGACCACGGCGTCCAGGCCGGAGCCGAGGACGAGTTCGGTGGCGGCGAGTTTGCTGACGCCGTAGGGGCCGCCGGGGCGCGGGACGGCGTCCTCCGCGGTGGAGCTGCCGGGCTGGCTGGGGCCGTACTCGGCGCCGCAGCCGATCTGGACGAGCCGCGCGCCGCAGCCGCTGCGGCGCAGCGCCTCGCAGACGGTGGCCACGGCGACCGTGTTGTGGCGGGTGAGTTCTCGGGCGCCGCCCCTGGTCGCGCCGGCGCAGTTGACCACGACGCCGGGGTGGACCGCGTCGAGGAAGCGGGTGAGCGCGCCGGGGCTGCCGGACGCGAGGTCGAAGCGGACGTCGGCGTCGTCGCCGCGGCCCAGTGCGGTGAGCTGGACGGCCGGGTCGGCGAGGAGGCGGTCGGCCACGAAGCGGCCGAGGTAGCCGTTGGCTCCGATCAGCAGGACCCTCATCGTGCTGCTCCCGGGGCCTCGTGGTCGGGTCGGGAGGTGATCATCTGGTGCTCTCCTTCAGCAGGGTGTGCCTCCGGGCTCCGGCGGTGGGCGGGGATGCCTGCGGCGGCCTGTGCGGGGTGGGTGGGAGTGCGGGGGGGGTGGAAGTGCGGGGGGAGGGGTGCGGAGGGTGGGGGTGCGGGGTGGGGGTGCTCGGGTGCCAGTGGTGCGGTGCAGTGCCGCGCGCGTGTGCCCGGTGCGGTGCAGGCTCGCGTGGGTGCGTCGGGCGCGGTGCGGGTGCGTTGGGGGTCGGGGCCGCGCTGAGGGGTGTCCGTCCTCGGAACGGCGTGGAATCGGTCAGCTGAGAAGGTGCCCGTGTTGACGCGCCAACCGCTGCGGGCGGACACCCCCGGACACGTCCCCTTGCCGCCGTCGCGCGCTGCCCGTCCGCGCGAGCTCGCCTGGCTCAGCACTGCGCGTCCGTGGGCGCGTGGGCCGAGGCCCGTGTCAGCCTGCGGGTTGCGTGGAGGAGGAGGGTTGCCGCTCCGATGCCGCAGGCGAGCGTCGGGATCGCGCCGGTGCCCCAGGTGTTCACGAGGGATGTCACCGGGGTGCCCAGGGCGTCGCAGCCGGGGAGGCGGGACCCGAAGGTCGTGGCCAGGGCTGTTGCCTGTGCGGTGGCCGTGACCGTGAGGATCAGGGCGGGTGCGCGGGTGAAGCCGTGGGTGGTGAGGAGGCGGGAGAGGAAGAGGAGGGCGCCGAGGGTGAGCGTCTGGGCGTACGGGGCCGGTTCGTCCAGGGCTGCTGCTGTTACGGCAAGAAGGGCCGTCAGCGTGGACAGGTAGAGGGCGAACGCGCCCAGGAGGAGCGGGTGTACGGCTGCCGCGAAGTCCTCCAGGCCTCGGCTGACCGTCAGTTTGCGGCGGGCCCGCGTGGTGAGGAGGTGGGCGCTCCAGGCCGCGGGCGCCAGAGACAGGGCCAGGGCAAGCGCCGGGGCTCCTGACATGGGCCAGGGGGCGTTCGCGGCGCCGGTGGGGAGGGTGTCGGGGCCGCCGGTGATGGCTGAGTGGAGCAGGCCGTCGCCGAGCAGGGCGTAGGCGATCAGCCAGCAGGTGAGGGTGCAGGTTCGGGGGTGGGTGGGGTGGGTGGTGCGCAGGGGGCCTCTGGTCAGTGCCGCGCGGAGGGCCAGGGACACGGTGAGGGTGCCCACTGCTCCTGCGATCAGGCGGTTCTGGCCGTGCGTCAGGTGGATGCCGGTGAGGGTCGCCGCGCACAGGGCGCCCGGCAACAAGGTCAGCAGCGCCCAGTCGGCGCGGGCCCTGGGGATCTTGGGGGGCGCGGCCGGTGCGGGGGGTTCACCTTCTCGGGACGCGCGCGCGTACATCTCCTCGGCGAGGGAGAAGACGTCCCGGTGGCGGAAGCGGGTCGCGGTGCGGTCGGTGACGCCGTGTGCCTCCAGGCCCGCCGCGATCTCCAAGGGGTCGACGGCTCGTTCGCACAGCTCTCGATGGCGGTGCATCAAGGCCTTGACCGGGTCCGCGGCCGTTCGGCGTGGGGTGGAATTGGCCTTGGGCGTGGCCTTGGGTGTGGGGGTGGGGGTGGGTGTGGTGCGGTGGGGGGGCGCGGGGTAGTCCTCGTCCGCCGGGAGCGGATTGGAGGTGGGCGCCTCGCGGGAGGCATCGGTGGTGCGGGCCGCCTCGCGGGTGTCGGCGGTGACGGGCGCCGTGTGCTCCGTCTCCCCCGTCGTCCACTCCTGCGACCGCGCGTCCCACGCGCCGGGGCTGTCCGGGGTGCCTGGTCGGTCCAGTTCGCCCAGGTCGCTCATCGCGCTCCCTCCGTCGCGGGCAGCGGGGTGTTGGCGCGCACCGGAGGGCCTGCCGCCCAGCCGGGACCGCCGCGGGCCACTACGCGAGCGGCGGGGCCGGTCCAGCGGCCGGGCATGTGGGCCTCGGCGGGGACGGCGAACGGGCGGGGTTCTCCTGTGGTGTCGTCGAGGACGACCCGGCGGACCGGGTGGCGCGAGACGATCTCCAGGTAAATGCCGTGAAATGCCGTGATGTTCTGTTCGACGGTGAACAGCTCGAGCGCCCGGGCGCGTGCGGCGGCACCCAGGCGCGCACGGCGCTCGGGGTCGCGCAGCAGCGCCACGCACGCCTCGGCGAGCGCCCGCGGATTGCGCGGGGGTACGACGAGTCCGGTGCCGCCGATCACCTCGACCACGGCGCCGACGTCGGTGGACACCGTCGCCCGGCCGCAGAACATGGCCTCGACCAGGCTGATCGGAAAGCCCTCGACGACGCTGGACAGCACGGTCACCGCGCCGGACGCGTACGCCTCGGCGGGGCTCGGGATGTCCGGGCCGCCGATCTCCTCGAAGGACACCGGGTTGTCGCCGACGGCGTGCCGACCGTGCGCCTCGTCGGGGAAGAGCTGGGCGGCGAGCGCCTTGCAGTGGCCGAGGTAGGCCGCGCCCTCGCTGCCCGCCGGGACGCCGATGATCCGCAGGCGGGTCTTCGGCTCCTCCTTGCGGACCTCCGCGAAGGCGTGGAGGAGGGAGATCAGGTCCTTCGTCGGTTCCACGCGCCCGACCCACGCAAGCGTGTCCGGGTCCGCGCACTCCGGGGAGTCGCCGACCTCCGCGAAGCGGGTGGCGTCCATGCCGGGGTAGACGGTGCGGATCTTGTCGCGGTCCGCGCCGCAGCGCTCCTGCCAGCGGCGGGCGTGTGCGTTGCCGGGGGTGACGAGGGCGGCCCGGGCGTAGACCTCCGCGGCGAGCCTGCCGTGGAAGGCGGCGAGCAGGGCGCGCACCGACGGAGAGGCCTCGGTGGCGGAGAGGTAGTGCGTGCGCAGCTGGACGCCGTACTCGGTCACCAGCAGCGGTACGCCGGAGAAGTGCCGGGCGAGCAGGCCGGGGAGCGCCGCGGGACCGCCGGAGGCGGCGTGGCAGAGGTCGACCGAGCCGAGACCCTCGTCCCCGTACCAGTCGAGGGACAGGGGGCGCAGGGCGCGCTCCAGGCGTGCGGCGACGGCGAGCAGATCGGGGACGCGTGCCTCGCGTGCCGCCCGGTGGGCGCCCGGCGTACGACAGGCACGCTCCAGGGTGCGTACGGCGGTCTCGGACCGGAGTGCGCCGGTCAGCCCGCCCTGATCGCGGGCGAGTTCGGCGAGGCCGTACAGCGCGCTGCCGAAACGGTCCGCCTCAGCGGTCGAAGGGCTCTCGGAGCGGCCCGCGCACAGGACGGCCGCCAGCTCGCCGTAGTGCTCGGCGAACTGGCGGCGCGCGCGGCGACCGAGGACGGCCCCGTCGTCCTCGGCGGTCCACAGGGGTGCCGTGCGTACGCGGCTGACCTGCGGCGGAAGCGTGATCCAGCCCTCGTCCTCCTGCCGCCGGCTGCGGCTGAGCGCGTAGATGTCGAACTCGTGTTG
This DNA window, taken from Streptomyces sp. NBC_00663, encodes the following:
- a CDS encoding lysylphosphatidylglycerol synthase domain-containing protein, which codes for MKQQGVHPEGAESTSDASSRPGADDAADTSATSADFDEETHAEEVEGDEPLLPARVHRPSDLMRLLVGVLAVAVLLAIAAFAHGTTSGLEQDINKGTGQAPDLLIKIAGLASSIAILLVPVAFAIERLIKRDGLRIADGVLAAVLAHGVTLATDLWVAKAAPDSIQEALTQPSPGDIHALTDPVHGYLAPVIAYMTAVGMSRRPRWRAVLWIVLMLDAFSMLVTGYTTPFSIILTVLIGWTVAYGTLYAVGSPNVRPTGRTLMAGLRHVGFHPVSAAREEAVETPETGDRGRRYFVTLEDGPPLDVTVVDREQQAQGFFYRAWRNLTLRGFATRSSLPSLRQALEQEALLAYAAIAAGANAPKLIATSELGPDAVMLVYEHTGGRTLDSLADEEITDDLLRDTWHQVRALQSRRIAHRRLVGDAILVDRSGTVILTDLRVGEIAAGDLLLRMDISQLLVTLGLRVGADRAVAAAVNVLGPDAVADCLPMLQPIALSRSTRATLRTLARERAQRERDAILEASRQAKQARLEEAHEDAKPVLDKPDKKAVRAEARAEKRAIDEALDEAREDDLLTLIRHEVLLIRPQAPVEPARLERVRPRTLISVIAGAIGAYFLLTQLTHIEFGPLIQNAEWGWVAAAVLFSAASYFAAAMSLLGFVPERVPFMRTVGAQVAGSFVKIVAPAAVGGVALNTRFLQRQGVRPGLAVASVGASQLFGLGCHILMLLSFGYLTGTEKTPSLSPSRTVIAGLLTVAVLVLVVTSVPFLRKFVVTRVRSLFAGVVPRMLDVLQRPQKLLTGIGGMLLLTACFVMCLDASIRAFGTEGSSISIASVAVVFLAGNALGSAAPTPGGVGAVEATLTVGLIAVGLPSEVAAPAVLLYRLLTLWLPVLPGWLAFNHLSRKGAL
- a CDS encoding MGMT family protein, with the protein product MSDESLARDVPPDALPEYAERVLEVADLIPPGRVMTYGDVAEWLEEGGPRQVGRVMALYGGAVPWWRVVRSDGVLLPGHELRALDHYRTEGTPLKTASRAAEGHIPRLDMKRARWDGGERAEGHT
- a CDS encoding alpha/beta hydrolase, with amino-acid sequence MPNPPRLRAAALTASAVLLSSVLAGCGDDAKDQDLTAQKLSWKDCQAPSTAEGGGDAPSPLPDGDEWQCATLKAPRDWDEPKGDTIELALIRARASGDESKRIGSLIFNFGGPGGSGVTTLPAFGEDYAKLRTRYDLVSFDPRGVGRSAPVECLDDLQLDAYFQQDATPDDATERTKLLDNTKEFNAACEDNSKKVLPHVRTTDAARDMDLMRQVLGDDRLHYFGISYGTELGGVYAHLFPKRVGRAVFDAVVDPTEDSEQGSLGQTKGFQLALDNFAEDCVSKTEDCPIGDTAQDVKDRIAKLLKDLDRTPIPGVGLRKLTQTAATSGIAQSLYSQDFWEYLTEGLDQAYAGDGRVLMLLADSMNGRNEDGTYSNLTAANIAINCADDKARYTEDFVEQKLAEFRSASPVFGDYLAWGMVSCTDWAVSGAAEHPDVSAAGSAPILVVGNTGDPATPYEGARRMVDALGEGVGVELTYKGQGHGAYDSKNRCVQTAVNGYLLDGRVPAAGTVCS
- a CDS encoding alpha/beta hydrolase; translation: MTRFVRWTALAAAAALLVGACSGGSSDDGKGDGGDGETHAAGPSSSPSDTEAGAALPASLTSQKLDWEGCKGTADSPAPSSEWQCATLKVPLDWAKPEGKTIGLALIRAEARGDDRIGSLLFNFGGPGGSGVSMMPLYGATVSPLRERYDLVSWDPRGVGGSEGVRCRGDKAIESAESVDATPDTAAEEAAYFQDATDFGKGCQKAAGELLAHVSTTDTARDMDLMRQVLGDRKTHYFGISYGTELGGVYAHLFPKNVGRLILDAVVDPSADTVGHAENQARGFQRALDDYLKSTGQDPEQGTRKIAALLKDLDANPLPTGTSRKLTQTLAVTGIVLPLYSKASWPTLTSALKAAEEGDGSELLTLADGYNERDTSGRYGTTTHSQRVISCLDDKQRPTAAETKKLLPTFEKLSPVFGAFLGWDTAGWCHDWPVAGQRDTPEVSAPGAAPVLVVGNTGDPATPYEGARKMADELGKGVGVELTWKGEGHGAYGSGSDCVDSTVNAYLLKGTVPKDGKVCS